In Alistipes ihumii AP11, a genomic segment contains:
- a CDS encoding DUF4270 family protein, which produces MNRRGRLRAGAAALLFLSALASCTEVDNRLGESLIPDDQQMKIKVDTVYGIDTYLAKTDSFPSERLSYMYLGSAVDPVFGRTAASASSQYVLSYYSSSYDDGDIFGTAPVFDSLVLLFTLDSSYLGDTTKTQKFNVYELVNDLDDSVYYSNFDQSTVLGDQPLFDFELTGVPTSQRRVRLEGPAVAEFARKLMDTTGGAYTSDSLFYDRFKGFGFVPDPSSPEDACVYRIGYSSMEMMLYLHNYIDESATTRRDTVSVYYSFANGSTIYNNNSVSTIRHDYTETSMEHINDTLSGSPVAQLGYVQSLGGVSTYVRFTDRFVDELLAKVEEPYNSMVINRADLVWEIDDPTAGIFDRAPQRLGSYAGYSVSFPGIPDYNYVYESSASITLQYGGNLNRTHGNYATDISSFLQKLVNSPSEAPRTMMLGPAYDELYDFKQVVLKTGVSDPPLRVILTYTLIK; this is translated from the coding sequence ATGAATAGACGAGGTAGGCTTAGGGCCGGGGCGGCGGCGCTGCTCTTTCTGTCGGCGCTCGCGTCGTGTACCGAAGTGGATAACCGGCTCGGGGAAAGCCTGATTCCCGACGATCAGCAGATGAAAATAAAGGTGGATACGGTATACGGTATCGATACCTATCTGGCGAAGACCGATTCGTTTCCGAGCGAGAGACTGTCGTACATGTATCTCGGCTCGGCCGTAGACCCTGTTTTCGGACGCACCGCGGCTTCCGCGTCGAGCCAATACGTGCTCAGTTACTACTCCTCGTCGTACGACGACGGGGATATTTTCGGCACGGCGCCCGTGTTCGATTCGCTCGTATTGCTGTTCACGCTCGATTCGTCCTATCTGGGCGATACGACCAAGACGCAGAAGTTCAACGTATACGAGTTGGTGAACGATCTGGACGATTCGGTATATTATTCCAATTTCGACCAGTCGACCGTCCTCGGAGATCAGCCGCTGTTCGATTTCGAACTGACCGGGGTTCCGACTTCCCAGCGCCGGGTAAGGCTCGAGGGGCCGGCCGTCGCGGAATTCGCCCGCAAGCTGATGGACACGACCGGCGGGGCCTATACTTCCGACTCGCTTTTCTACGACAGGTTCAAGGGATTCGGTTTCGTGCCCGATCCGTCTTCTCCGGAAGACGCTTGCGTCTACCGGATAGGCTACTCGTCGATGGAAATGATGCTTTACCTCCACAATTATATCGACGAATCGGCGACGACCCGGCGGGATACCGTCAGCGTCTATTACTCGTTCGCCAACGGTTCGACGATATATAACAACAACAGCGTCAGCACGATCCGGCACGACTATACGGAGACCTCGATGGAGCATATCAACGATACGCTGTCCGGATCTCCGGTCGCGCAATTAGGGTACGTGCAGTCCTTGGGCGGGGTTTCGACCTATGTGCGTTTCACGGACCGGTTCGTCGACGAGCTGTTGGCCAAGGTGGAGGAACCCTATAACTCGATGGTGATCAACCGGGCCGATCTGGTATGGGAGATCGACGATCCGACCGCCGGAATTTTCGACCGGGCGCCGCAGAGACTCGGGTCCTATGCCGGCTACAGCGTTTCCTTCCCCGGTATTCCCGATTATAACTATGTATACGAAAGTTCCGCCAGCATCACCCTGCAATACGGCGGCAATCTGAACCGTACGCACGGCAACTATGCGACGGATATATCCAGTTTTCTGCAAAAACTGGTCAATTCGCCCTCCGAGGCTCCCCGTACGATGATGCTGGGGCCTGCCTACGACGAGCTGTACGATTTCAAGCAAGTCGTGCTCAAGACCGGGGTGAGCGATCCTCCGTTGAGGGTCATTCTCACCTATACGTTGATCAAATGA
- a CDS encoding glycogen/starch synthase: MSHCKILYVCQEITPYLPESDMSVLCRALSQGMQERGNEIRTFMPRYGLINERRNQLHEVIRLSGMNLIIDNNDHQLIIKVASIPSARVQIYFIDNEDYFHRKAMIRDEDGAFFADNDERAIFFARGVLETVKKLRWSPDIVHCHGWFSAIVPVYLRNAFADDPVFKHTKIVLSVYDDAFEGELDPGFKSKIQGEGVGRKYLSHLDKPTYENLMKFVINYTDGVIFETPEPPEAIRDLLVEKKKRFLEYQDKSTPEYLDQYQAFYNKVLANE, from the coding sequence ATGAGTCACTGCAAAATTCTTTATGTCTGTCAGGAAATCACGCCTTATCTTCCTGAATCCGATATGTCCGTATTGTGCAGGGCGCTTTCTCAGGGGATGCAGGAAAGAGGAAACGAGATTCGGACCTTCATGCCCCGTTACGGGCTGATCAACGAGCGCCGCAACCAGCTGCACGAGGTGATCCGCCTCTCGGGAATGAATCTGATCATCGACAACAACGATCATCAGCTGATTATCAAGGTCGCGTCGATTCCGTCGGCCCGCGTGCAGATTTACTTCATCGACAACGAGGACTATTTTCACCGCAAGGCCATGATCCGGGACGAAGACGGAGCGTTTTTTGCGGATAACGACGAGCGGGCGATCTTCTTTGCCCGGGGCGTGCTCGAAACGGTCAAGAAGCTCCGCTGGAGCCCGGATATCGTGCATTGCCACGGTTGGTTCTCGGCCATCGTTCCGGTATACCTGCGCAATGCGTTTGCCGACGATCCGGTCTTCAAGCACACGAAGATCGTACTGTCGGTTTACGACGATGCGTTCGAGGGGGAACTGGACCCGGGTTTCAAAAGCAAGATTCAGGGGGAGGGCGTCGGCAGGAAATATCTGAGCCATTTGGACAAGCCCACATACGAAAACCTGATGAAGTTCGTTATTAACTACACCGATGGCGTGATTTTCGAGACTCCGGAGCCTCCCGAAGCGATCCGGGATTTGCTCGTCGAGAAAAAGAAACGCTTTCTGGAGTATCAGGATAAGTCAACACCGGAATATCTGGACCAGTATCAGGCATTCTACAACAAAGTGCTCGCAAATGAATAG
- the queA gene encoding tRNA preQ1(34) S-adenosylmethionine ribosyltransferase-isomerase QueA — protein sequence MKLSQYNYSFSPDMLAKYPAESRDESRLMVLNRRTGKIEHKVFKEMIDYFRQGDVLVFNDTKVFPARLYGNKEKTGAEIEIFLLRELNRDLRLWDVLVDPARKIRIGNKLYFGDDDLMVAEVIDNTTSRGRTLRFLFDGDYDEFKAALYKLGETPLPKWIRPKVEPIDEERYQTIYAKNEGAVAAPTAGLHFSKHLMKRLEIKGVDMAFLTLHVGLGNFRTVDVEDLTKHKMDSEQVVIPERTAEAVNRVKRAGGKVCAVGTTVMRSVESSVSTEGLLKPFDGWTNKFIFSPYEFSVANCMITNFHLPYSTQLMMVAAFAGYDALMSAYDVAKKEKYRFGTYGDAMLIL from the coding sequence ATGAAACTATCCCAGTACAATTACAGCTTTTCGCCCGATATGCTCGCGAAATACCCGGCCGAAAGCCGCGACGAGTCGCGGCTGATGGTGCTGAACCGCCGCACAGGCAAGATCGAGCATAAGGTATTCAAGGAAATGATCGATTATTTCAGGCAGGGCGACGTGTTGGTATTCAACGATACGAAAGTGTTTCCGGCCCGCTTGTACGGCAACAAGGAGAAGACGGGAGCCGAGATCGAAATTTTCCTGTTGCGCGAGCTGAACCGCGACCTGCGCCTGTGGGACGTGCTGGTCGATCCGGCGCGCAAGATACGTATCGGCAACAAGCTCTATTTCGGCGACGACGACCTGATGGTGGCCGAGGTGATCGACAACACGACCTCGCGCGGGCGGACGCTTCGTTTCCTGTTCGACGGCGATTACGACGAGTTCAAGGCGGCGCTGTACAAACTCGGCGAGACGCCGCTGCCCAAGTGGATACGCCCGAAAGTCGAACCGATCGACGAGGAGCGCTATCAGACGATTTACGCGAAGAACGAGGGAGCCGTCGCCGCGCCGACGGCCGGACTGCATTTCAGCAAGCACCTGATGAAAAGGCTCGAGATCAAGGGCGTCGACATGGCCTTTCTGACGCTGCACGTGGGATTGGGTAATTTCAGGACCGTCGACGTCGAGGACCTGACCAAGCATAAGATGGATTCCGAGCAGGTCGTCATTCCCGAGCGGACGGCCGAGGCCGTGAACCGGGTCAAGAGGGCCGGTGGCAAGGTGTGCGCCGTCGGCACGACCGTGATGCGCTCGGTCGAGAGTTCCGTGTCGACCGAGGGATTGCTGAAGCCTTTCGACGGGTGGACGAACAAGTTCATATTTTCTCCCTACGAGTTCAGCGTGGCCAACTGCATGATCACCAACTTCCATCTGCCGTACTCCACCCAGCTGATGATGGTGGCCGCCTTCGCCGGCTACGACGCGCTGATGAGCGCCTACGACGTGGCCAAGAAGGAAAAGTACCGTTTCGGCACTTACGGCGACGCGATGCTGATTCTCTGA
- the truB gene encoding tRNA pseudouridine(55) synthase TruB — MLRQPLSTDLPFAEGYVLPVDKPLGWTSSDVVRKVKVLLRRLGHRKIKIGHAGTLDPLATGVLLVCIGRATKRAEELQAEQKEYLAGLELGATTPSFDREHPVDRTYPFEHITRESVEEALRGMEGEQWQLPPVYSAKMIDGKRAYEYARRGDEVQMRRALVRIYEMRIEEFEPPRLAIRIRCSKGTYIRSIARDLGERLGSGAYLTSLRRTRSGACSLEDTYSLAEIERILGNRPGVGNDDAPAG, encoded by the coding sequence ATTTTGAGACAACCGCTTTCTACGGATTTGCCTTTCGCGGAAGGTTACGTGCTGCCTGTCGACAAGCCGCTCGGGTGGACTTCGTCCGACGTGGTGCGCAAGGTCAAGGTACTGCTTCGCAGGCTGGGGCACCGCAAGATCAAGATCGGTCATGCAGGGACGCTCGATCCTCTGGCTACGGGCGTGCTGCTCGTTTGCATCGGCCGCGCGACGAAACGGGCCGAGGAGCTGCAAGCCGAGCAGAAGGAATATCTCGCCGGATTGGAACTGGGAGCTACGACGCCGAGCTTCGATAGGGAGCACCCGGTCGACCGGACCTATCCTTTCGAACATATCACGCGCGAGAGCGTCGAAGAGGCGCTGCGAGGCATGGAGGGCGAGCAGTGGCAGCTGCCTCCCGTCTATTCGGCCAAGATGATCGACGGCAAGCGGGCCTATGAGTACGCCCGCCGCGGCGACGAGGTACAGATGCGGCGCGCGCTGGTCCGTATCTATGAAATGCGGATCGAGGAGTTCGAGCCGCCGCGGCTCGCGATTCGCATTCGGTGCAGCAAGGGGACCTACATCCGCTCGATCGCGCGGGATTTGGGCGAGCGGCTCGGCAGCGGAGCCTATCTGACCTCCCTGCGCCGGACCCGGAGCGGGGCCTGCTCGCTGGAAGACACCTATTCGCTCGCGGAAATCGAGCGGATACTCGGAAATCGCCCGGGCGTCGGAAACGATGACGCACCGGCCGGTTGA